One genomic region from Magallana gigas chromosome 3, xbMagGiga1.1, whole genome shotgun sequence encodes:
- the LOC105331022 gene encoding zinc finger protein 423 isoform X2, protein MSRRKQARPRLCKRDEEEEENGNLLPNVTEDVDPITQDSPDSSQEVPGFTLTAEGPADLDMTGPAAKIAKFDSDDASDLRCDTCGALFCNLTQFMDHRNFECTPGNGPQWTIDNLAINMGSQPDSPSSEDSGDETPGLDLPLSPGMENLTPEDVPGVVGVSQNNPYGCQFCDKAFPRLSFLKIHEQIHSDQLPFKCSVCSRRFRHKRSRDRHVKLHTGEKKYKCPQCQAAFVRSDHLKSHMKTHDSSRVSFQCEICQQTFTSLDVMMSHMTTHEHQADSNKGMNLNCMYCPLSFTNLSDFRYHLMTHEKVSSQNFLCSLCGSVFPTQDDLDNHVEKVHLDETRNKCPLCSEVFGNLYDLYVHMSSHESDIKGQSACQSKPLNGPSLQGELLVCPYCFCSDFDTLEVLEIHMQSVHSVKPAEVYTCNYCNAPYKNLYSLHEHMRAVHQNQPCLDIKYPCSLCSRQFGSIETLIQHKRALHPNEHRKSKAELLKHAVLDHPRYDQEKQKKLHTQTNLKIPTPRKSNFTKSGFRGSDHTKAEMTCEQCNSRFSDFLQFQNHLKLHIEAKAPLKLQEALSSPGISSGLSPVSVSSSLSPGVSGLPCKHCSLQFPNEEQLEKHIVSHYLSVSTEYGCTTCVKLFSKPDELQKHLMDIHAHHLYRCALCKEIFDSKVNIQVHFAIKHSNECKLYRCSKCDSVFRSEVEWTAHVRVNHLQMAKPFRCLFCKDSFSSEMELQCHLTTHSRPFKCSMCSESFHVEYLLDKHVQSVHSSEDGTDRQTPSQRVSDRGTPKSQHPQNVKVKVEKDLMELSFGGNKDSHLNEVNFFSPRSSPGIWKSSDLTFTCNICDMKFSHHPALLSHKAHDHGLSAILKAVSGEQLTDIKPQTLLDNQHRENREKDPSPDPPISKDKVSVSSVETPPPKSLSLFMSPDRVNVSCLYCSQTFKNRTEMDKHMKIHLNNGDEKCNICDRVFPTPSILAEHKLTHCKIREGNVCVLCKVALKSEEQFYIHTQEHGFQSNYIQCLICRQTLVSMVELQMHGRHHFQANSSSFTCCVCLEVFKTKENLVSKINASGRNYFVCKVCYHGSKSLYHCETCGDSFLNPLQLEAHVVTHHGRKQDHTCHKCQATFQSSLLLKAHNLTHHSFDSSSDVTCNQCPASFSSHSQLEAHQQVHKKSYTCIKCQESFDSEEDIQQHVASHVMKEGNIHECKLCSLSFTSPAKLQCHLIEHSYQNSEFRCSICCQLFTNAADIQQHAVEHGLGARRFACVDCSQKFFFSAELENHQICHHGRSGDNGKSRKQQLVNGKEHKVKQENSQQDKSPESVSNTKQNGTSVELKCPTCEQVLLKISDLVSHIQEHCEALGNGKPESTLHRGPVCCPDCKSQFSNLMELRDHLKTEHTETKLSCSMCKKSFSHPKTLKLHMRLHNSRKENRKAHMKTHKGFKTTLYQCLTETNKKAVDGLNGGSKLEESASEAELSSVNGAE, encoded by the exons ATGTCAAGAAGAAAGCAAGCTCGGCCTCGACTGTGTAAGC GTGATGAAGAAGAGGAAGAAAATGGAAATCTGCTACCCAATGTGACAGAGGATGTAGACCCCATCACGCAAGATTCTCCAGACTCCAGCCAAG AAGTGCCAGGATTTACGTTGACAGCTGAGGGTCCGGCTGACCTAGATATGACAGGTCCAGCAGCCAAAATCGCCAAATTTGACTCGGATGATGCATCAGATCTTCGCTGTGACACGTGTGGTGCCCTCTTCTGCAACCTGACCCAGTTTATGGATCACCGCAACTTCGAATGCACCCCTG GCAATGGGCCTCAGTGGACCATTGATAACTTAGCCATAAACATGGGGAGTCAGCCTGACTCCCCATCGTCTGAGGACTCTGGTGACGAGACCCCAGGGCTGGACCTGCCCCTGTCCCCAGGGATGGAGAACCTAACCCCCGAGGATGTTCCGGGGGTAGTGGGGGTATCCCAGAATAATCCCTATGGCTGCCAATTTTGTGACAAAGCCTTCCCAAGACTAAGTTTCCTGAAGATTCATGAACAG ATACACAGTGACCAGCTTCCATTCAAATGCTCCGTGTGTAGTAGAAGATTCAGGCACAAGCGAAGCAGGGACCGACATGTAAAACTCCATACTGgagaaaaaaagtataaatgtcCGCAGTGCCAAGCTGCTTTTGTCAG AAGTGACCACCTGAAAAGCCATATGAAGACCCATGATTCCTCAAGGGTTAGTTTCCAGTGTGAAATTTGCCAACAGACATTTACAAGCCTTGATGTAATGATGTCTCACATGACAACACATGAACATCAGGCTGACAGCAACAAAGGCatgaatttaaattgtatgtacTGTCCACTGTCATTCACCAACCTCTCCGACTTCAGATATCATCTAATGACCCATGAAAAGGTCAGCagtcagaatttcctctgttcccTCTGTGGCAGTGTATTTCCTACTCAGGACGACCTTGATAATCATGTTGAAAAGGTCCACTTGGATGAAACAAGGAACAAATGTCCTCTCTGTTCAGAGGTCTTTGGAAATCTGTATGATTTGTATGTGCACATGAGTTCTCATGAAAGCGACATAAAAGGCCAATCGGCTTGTCAATCTAAACCTTTAAATGGACCATCTCTTCAGGGAGAGCTGCTTGTGTGTCCATACTGTTTTTGCAGTGATTTTGATACCTTGGAAGTTTTAGAGATCCACATGCAGAGTGTTCATTCTGTAAAACCAGCAGAAGTTTACACATGTAACTACTGCAATGCACCATATAAGAATTTGTACAGTTTGCATGAACACATGAGGGCTGTTCACCAGAACCAGCCATGTCTTGACATCAAATACCCTTGTTCACTGTGTTCCAGACAGTTTGGAAGTATTGAGACACTCATACAGCACAAGAGGGCACTGCATCCTAATGAACATCGGAAGTCAAAGGCTGAACTTCTAAAGCATGCTGTGCTGGATCATCCTAGGTATGATCAAGAAAAGCAGAAGAAATTACACACACAAACAAATCTGAAAATCCCCACCCCAAGGaagtccaattttacaaagtccGGTTTCAGGGGATCTGATCACACCAAAGCAGAGATGACATGTGAGCAGTGCAATTCCAGATTCAGTGATTTTCTTCAATTCCAAAACCACTTGAAGTTACATATTGAGGCAAAAGCTCCACTGAAGCTTCAGGAGGCATTGTCTTCTCCAGGAATTTCCTCGGGGTTGTCACCAGTGTCTGTGTCATCCTCCTTGTCACCAGGTGTTTCCGGCTTGCCATGTAAGCATTGCAGTCTGCAGTTCCCAAATGAGGAGCAGCTTGAGAAGCACATTGTGTCCCATTACCTCAGTGTCTCCACGGAATATGGTTGTACAACTTGTGTGAAGCTGTTCTCTAAGCCAGATGAACTTCAGAAACATCTGATGGATATTCATGCCCATCATCTGTACAG GTGTGCTTTGTGCAAGGAGATCTTTGACTCCAAGGTGAACATTCAAGTCCACTTTGCTATAAAGCACAGCAATGAGTGTAAGCTGTACAGGTGCTCCAAGTGTGACTCCGTGTTTCGCTCCGAGGTGGAGTGGACTGCACATGTACGAGTAAACCACCTACAGATGGCAAAACCATTCAG GTGTTTATTCTGTAAGGACAGTTTCTCCTCTGAGATGGAACTCCAGTGTCACCTGACAACACACAGTCGACCCTTCAAGTGTTCCATGTGTTCCGAGTCGTTCCATGTAGAGTACCTGTTGGACAAGCACGTACAGAGTGTCCATTCATCAGAGGAtggaacagacagacagacacctTCCCAGCGTGTGTCAGACCGGGGCACGCCCAAATCACAGCACCCACAAAACGTGAAAGTGAAG GTTGAAAAAGATCTGATGGAATTAAGTTTTGGTGGAAACAAGGACTCCCATTTAAATGAGGTCAACTTCTTCTCCCCCCGCAGCAGTCCGGGGATCTGGAAGTCCTCTGATTTGACCTTCACCTGTAACATTTGTGACATGAAGTTCTCCCATCATCCAGCTCTGCTGAGTCACAAAGCCCATGATCATGGTCTGTCAGCCATCTTGAAAGCAGTCAGTGGGGAGCAGCTTACAG ATATAAAACCACAAACCCTGCTCGATAATCAACACAGAGAGAATAGAGAGAAAGACCCAAGTCCTGACCCCCCTATAAGTAAAGACAAGGTATCTGTGTCATCAGTTGAGACCCCACCCCCTAAGTCTCTGTCTTTGTTTATGTCACCAGACAGGGTCAATGTATCATGCCTGTACTGCAGTCAGACCTTCAAGAACCGTACTGAAATGGATAAACACATGAAGATACACCTCAACAATGGGGATGAGAAATGCAACATCTGTGACAGAGTATTCCCTACTCCCAGCATTCTGGCTGAGCATAAGTTGACCCACTGCAAGATCAGGGAGGGCAATGTTTGTGTCCTGTGTAAGGTGGCACTCAAATCAGAGGAACAGTTTTATATCCATACCCAGGAGCATGGATTCCAGAGTAACTACATTCAGTGTCTGATTTGCCGCCAAACACTGGTGTCGATGGTTGAGCTTCAGATGCATGGAAGACATCATTTCCAGGCCAACAGTAGCTCAttcacctgttgtgtctgtctgGAAGTATTCAAAACTAAAGAAAACTTGGTCTCCAAAATCAATGCAAGTGGTCGTAACTATTTTGTCTGCAAGGTATGTTACCATGGGAGCAAGTCACTGTACCACTGCGAGACTTGTGGGGATAGTTTTCTGAACCCTCTGCAGCTAGAGGCTCATGTTGTCACTCATCATGGTAGAAAACAAGACCACACTTGTCATAAATGTCAGGCCACCTTCCAGTCGAGTCTTCTCCTAAAGGCTCACAATTTGACTCATCATTCCTTTGATTCTTCTAGTGATGTCACATGTAATCAGTGCCCAGCCTCATTTTCATCACATTCTCAATTGGAAGCTCATCAGCAAGTACACAAAAAATCCTACACTTGTATCAAGTGTCAAGAATCTTTCGACTCTGAAGAGGATATTCAGCAACATGTGGCTTCCCATGTCATGAAAGAGGGCAATATTCATGAATGTAAGCTCTGCTCTCTTAGTTTCACTTCCCCAGCAAAGTTACAGTGTCACTTAATAGAACATAGCTACCAGAATTCCGAATTCAGATGCAGTATTTGTTGTCAGTTGTTCACAAATGCTGCAGATATTCAGCAGCATGCTGTGGAGCATGGCCTTGGTGCTCGGAGATTTGCCTGCGTAGATTGCAGCCAGAAATTTTTCTTTAGCGCAGAGTTAGAGAACCACCAGATTTGTCACCATGGACGCTCTGGGGACAATGGTAAATCCAGGAAACAACAACTTGTAAATGGTAAGGAGCATAAAGTGAAGCAGGAAAACTCACAGCAGGATAAATCACCTGAAAGTGTGTCCAACACTAAACAAAATGGGACATCAGTGGAACTGAAGTGCCCAACCTGTGAGCAGGTGCTCCTCAAAATATCCGATTTAGTTTCTCACATTCAGGAGCATTGTGAAGCATTAGGCAATGGGAAGCCAGAGTCCACCCTTCACAGAGGCCCAGTGTGTTGTCCTGACTGTAAAAGTCAGTTCTCTAACCTAATGGAGCTACGAGATCACCTGAAGACGGAGCACACAG AGACCAAATTGAGTTGCAGTATGTGCAAGAAGTCTTTCAGTCACCCAAAGACTTTAAAACTTCACATGCGTTTGCATAATTCTA GGAAAGAAAACCGCAAGGCTCACATGAAAACTCACAAAGGATTCAAGACTACACTATATCAG tgtttaacTGAGACGAATAAGAAAGCGGTGGATGGCTTGAATGGCGGAAGTAAACTGGAGGAATCAGCTTCAGAGGCAGAGTTATCGTCCGTGAATGGTGCTGAATAG
- the LOC105331022 gene encoding zinc finger protein 423 isoform X3: MGSQPDSPSSEDSGDETPGLDLPLSPGMENLTPEDVPGVVGVSQNNPYGCQFCDKAFPRLSFLKIHEQIHSDQLPFKCSVCSRRFRHKRSRDRHVKLHTGEKKYKCPQCQAAFVRSDHLKSHMKTHDSSRVSFQCEICQQTFTSLDVMMSHMTTHEHQADSNKGMNLNCMYCPLSFTNLSDFRYHLMTHEKVSSQNFLCSLCGSVFPTQDDLDNHVEKVHLDETRNKCPLCSEVFGNLYDLYVHMSSHESDIKGQSACQSKPLNGPSLQGELLVCPYCFCSDFDTLEVLEIHMQSVHSVKPAEVYTCNYCNAPYKNLYSLHEHMRAVHQNQPCLDIKYPCSLCSRQFGSIETLIQHKRALHPNEHRKSKAELLKHAVLDHPRYDQEKQKKLHTQTNLKIPTPRKSNFTKSGFRGSDHTKAEMTCEQCNSRFSDFLQFQNHLKLHIEAKAPLKLQEALSSPGISSGLSPVSVSSSLSPGVSGLPCKHCSLQFPNEEQLEKHIVSHYLSVSTEYGCTTCVKLFSKPDELQKHLMDIHAHHLYRCALCKEIFDSKVNIQVHFAIKHSNECKLYRCSKCDSVFRSEVEWTAHVRVNHLQMAKPFRCLFCKDSFSSEMELQCHLTTHSRPFKCSMCSESFHVEYLLDKHVQSVHSSEDGTDRQTPSQRVSDRGTPKSQHPQNVKVKVEKDLMELSFGGNKDSHLNEVNFFSPRSSPGIWKSSDLTFTCNICDMKFSHHPALLSHKAHDHGLSAILKAVSGEQLTDIKPQTLLDNQHRENREKDPSPDPPISKDKVSVSSVETPPPKSLSLFMSPDRVNVSCLYCSQTFKNRTEMDKHMKIHLNNGDEKCNICDRVFPTPSILAEHKLTHCKIREGNVCVLCKVALKSEEQFYIHTQEHGFQSNYIQCLICRQTLVSMVELQMHGRHHFQANSSSFTCCVCLEVFKTKENLVSKINASGRNYFVCKVCYHGSKSLYHCETCGDSFLNPLQLEAHVVTHHGRKQDHTCHKCQATFQSSLLLKAHNLTHHSFDSSSDVTCNQCPASFSSHSQLEAHQQVHKKSYTCIKCQESFDSEEDIQQHVASHVMKEGNIHECKLCSLSFTSPAKLQCHLIEHSYQNSEFRCSICCQLFTNAADIQQHAVEHGLGARRFACVDCSQKFFFSAELENHQICHHGRSGDNGKSRKQQLVNGKEHKVKQENSQQDKSPESVSNTKQNGTSVELKCPTCEQVLLKISDLVSHIQEHCEALGNGKPESTLHRGPVCCPDCKSQFSNLMELRDHLKTEHTETKLSCSMCKKSFSHPKTLKLHMRLHNSSKGYECSICHKRFTRKENRKAHMKTHKGFKTTLYQCLTETNKKAVDGLNGGSKLEESASEAELSSVNGAE; the protein is encoded by the exons ATGGGGAGTCAGCCTGACTCCCCATCGTCTGAGGACTCTGGTGACGAGACCCCAGGGCTGGACCTGCCCCTGTCCCCAGGGATGGAGAACCTAACCCCCGAGGATGTTCCGGGGGTAGTGGGGGTATCCCAGAATAATCCCTATGGCTGCCAATTTTGTGACAAAGCCTTCCCAAGACTAAGTTTCCTGAAGATTCATGAACAG ATACACAGTGACCAGCTTCCATTCAAATGCTCCGTGTGTAGTAGAAGATTCAGGCACAAGCGAAGCAGGGACCGACATGTAAAACTCCATACTGgagaaaaaaagtataaatgtcCGCAGTGCCAAGCTGCTTTTGTCAG AAGTGACCACCTGAAAAGCCATATGAAGACCCATGATTCCTCAAGGGTTAGTTTCCAGTGTGAAATTTGCCAACAGACATTTACAAGCCTTGATGTAATGATGTCTCACATGACAACACATGAACATCAGGCTGACAGCAACAAAGGCatgaatttaaattgtatgtacTGTCCACTGTCATTCACCAACCTCTCCGACTTCAGATATCATCTAATGACCCATGAAAAGGTCAGCagtcagaatttcctctgttcccTCTGTGGCAGTGTATTTCCTACTCAGGACGACCTTGATAATCATGTTGAAAAGGTCCACTTGGATGAAACAAGGAACAAATGTCCTCTCTGTTCAGAGGTCTTTGGAAATCTGTATGATTTGTATGTGCACATGAGTTCTCATGAAAGCGACATAAAAGGCCAATCGGCTTGTCAATCTAAACCTTTAAATGGACCATCTCTTCAGGGAGAGCTGCTTGTGTGTCCATACTGTTTTTGCAGTGATTTTGATACCTTGGAAGTTTTAGAGATCCACATGCAGAGTGTTCATTCTGTAAAACCAGCAGAAGTTTACACATGTAACTACTGCAATGCACCATATAAGAATTTGTACAGTTTGCATGAACACATGAGGGCTGTTCACCAGAACCAGCCATGTCTTGACATCAAATACCCTTGTTCACTGTGTTCCAGACAGTTTGGAAGTATTGAGACACTCATACAGCACAAGAGGGCACTGCATCCTAATGAACATCGGAAGTCAAAGGCTGAACTTCTAAAGCATGCTGTGCTGGATCATCCTAGGTATGATCAAGAAAAGCAGAAGAAATTACACACACAAACAAATCTGAAAATCCCCACCCCAAGGaagtccaattttacaaagtccGGTTTCAGGGGATCTGATCACACCAAAGCAGAGATGACATGTGAGCAGTGCAATTCCAGATTCAGTGATTTTCTTCAATTCCAAAACCACTTGAAGTTACATATTGAGGCAAAAGCTCCACTGAAGCTTCAGGAGGCATTGTCTTCTCCAGGAATTTCCTCGGGGTTGTCACCAGTGTCTGTGTCATCCTCCTTGTCACCAGGTGTTTCCGGCTTGCCATGTAAGCATTGCAGTCTGCAGTTCCCAAATGAGGAGCAGCTTGAGAAGCACATTGTGTCCCATTACCTCAGTGTCTCCACGGAATATGGTTGTACAACTTGTGTGAAGCTGTTCTCTAAGCCAGATGAACTTCAGAAACATCTGATGGATATTCATGCCCATCATCTGTACAG GTGTGCTTTGTGCAAGGAGATCTTTGACTCCAAGGTGAACATTCAAGTCCACTTTGCTATAAAGCACAGCAATGAGTGTAAGCTGTACAGGTGCTCCAAGTGTGACTCCGTGTTTCGCTCCGAGGTGGAGTGGACTGCACATGTACGAGTAAACCACCTACAGATGGCAAAACCATTCAG GTGTTTATTCTGTAAGGACAGTTTCTCCTCTGAGATGGAACTCCAGTGTCACCTGACAACACACAGTCGACCCTTCAAGTGTTCCATGTGTTCCGAGTCGTTCCATGTAGAGTACCTGTTGGACAAGCACGTACAGAGTGTCCATTCATCAGAGGAtggaacagacagacagacacctTCCCAGCGTGTGTCAGACCGGGGCACGCCCAAATCACAGCACCCACAAAACGTGAAAGTGAAG GTTGAAAAAGATCTGATGGAATTAAGTTTTGGTGGAAACAAGGACTCCCATTTAAATGAGGTCAACTTCTTCTCCCCCCGCAGCAGTCCGGGGATCTGGAAGTCCTCTGATTTGACCTTCACCTGTAACATTTGTGACATGAAGTTCTCCCATCATCCAGCTCTGCTGAGTCACAAAGCCCATGATCATGGTCTGTCAGCCATCTTGAAAGCAGTCAGTGGGGAGCAGCTTACAG ATATAAAACCACAAACCCTGCTCGATAATCAACACAGAGAGAATAGAGAGAAAGACCCAAGTCCTGACCCCCCTATAAGTAAAGACAAGGTATCTGTGTCATCAGTTGAGACCCCACCCCCTAAGTCTCTGTCTTTGTTTATGTCACCAGACAGGGTCAATGTATCATGCCTGTACTGCAGTCAGACCTTCAAGAACCGTACTGAAATGGATAAACACATGAAGATACACCTCAACAATGGGGATGAGAAATGCAACATCTGTGACAGAGTATTCCCTACTCCCAGCATTCTGGCTGAGCATAAGTTGACCCACTGCAAGATCAGGGAGGGCAATGTTTGTGTCCTGTGTAAGGTGGCACTCAAATCAGAGGAACAGTTTTATATCCATACCCAGGAGCATGGATTCCAGAGTAACTACATTCAGTGTCTGATTTGCCGCCAAACACTGGTGTCGATGGTTGAGCTTCAGATGCATGGAAGACATCATTTCCAGGCCAACAGTAGCTCAttcacctgttgtgtctgtctgGAAGTATTCAAAACTAAAGAAAACTTGGTCTCCAAAATCAATGCAAGTGGTCGTAACTATTTTGTCTGCAAGGTATGTTACCATGGGAGCAAGTCACTGTACCACTGCGAGACTTGTGGGGATAGTTTTCTGAACCCTCTGCAGCTAGAGGCTCATGTTGTCACTCATCATGGTAGAAAACAAGACCACACTTGTCATAAATGTCAGGCCACCTTCCAGTCGAGTCTTCTCCTAAAGGCTCACAATTTGACTCATCATTCCTTTGATTCTTCTAGTGATGTCACATGTAATCAGTGCCCAGCCTCATTTTCATCACATTCTCAATTGGAAGCTCATCAGCAAGTACACAAAAAATCCTACACTTGTATCAAGTGTCAAGAATCTTTCGACTCTGAAGAGGATATTCAGCAACATGTGGCTTCCCATGTCATGAAAGAGGGCAATATTCATGAATGTAAGCTCTGCTCTCTTAGTTTCACTTCCCCAGCAAAGTTACAGTGTCACTTAATAGAACATAGCTACCAGAATTCCGAATTCAGATGCAGTATTTGTTGTCAGTTGTTCACAAATGCTGCAGATATTCAGCAGCATGCTGTGGAGCATGGCCTTGGTGCTCGGAGATTTGCCTGCGTAGATTGCAGCCAGAAATTTTTCTTTAGCGCAGAGTTAGAGAACCACCAGATTTGTCACCATGGACGCTCTGGGGACAATGGTAAATCCAGGAAACAACAACTTGTAAATGGTAAGGAGCATAAAGTGAAGCAGGAAAACTCACAGCAGGATAAATCACCTGAAAGTGTGTCCAACACTAAACAAAATGGGACATCAGTGGAACTGAAGTGCCCAACCTGTGAGCAGGTGCTCCTCAAAATATCCGATTTAGTTTCTCACATTCAGGAGCATTGTGAAGCATTAGGCAATGGGAAGCCAGAGTCCACCCTTCACAGAGGCCCAGTGTGTTGTCCTGACTGTAAAAGTCAGTTCTCTAACCTAATGGAGCTACGAGATCACCTGAAGACGGAGCACACAG AGACCAAATTGAGTTGCAGTATGTGCAAGAAGTCTTTCAGTCACCCAAAGACTTTAAAACTTCACATGCGTTTGCATAATTCTAGTAAGGGTTATGAGTGTTCCATATGCCACAAGCGTTTTACAA GGAAAGAAAACCGCAAGGCTCACATGAAAACTCACAAAGGATTCAAGACTACACTATATCAG tgtttaacTGAGACGAATAAGAAAGCGGTGGATGGCTTGAATGGCGGAAGTAAACTGGAGGAATCAGCTTCAGAGGCAGAGTTATCGTCCGTGAATGGTGCTGAATAG